In uncultured Bacteroides sp., the following proteins share a genomic window:
- a CDS encoding ABC transporter permease: MKIGIDIWQEIYSTIKQNKLRTVLTGFSVSWGIFMLIVLLGWGNGLIHAFEDASADMAKNSIKIFPGSTSKTYQGLETNRRIQFDNNDVNITRNKFRNNVVLAGATVSESGITLSNKDQYVSLELDGVFPSYTDIEPVKLDQNGGRFINDLDINQRRKVIVIHYKTKKVLFRNENAIGKFLNAGGVTYQVVGIYRDKGNRDAQSAYIPFTTAQTIYNKADTIDNIIFTTRDLNTVAANKDFEKEYRKALGSHHRFDPEDMNAMYIWNRFTQYLQQLTAKTILTTAVWIIGIFTLLSGIVGVSNIMLITVKERTREFGIRKALGASPASILWLVILESILITTIFGYIGMVAGIGVTEYMNAVDGVKTFGSGPMQMTVFKDPTVDIGVAIRATVTLIVAGTLAGFFPARKAVKIRPIEALRAE; this comes from the coding sequence ATGAAGATAGGAATTGATATTTGGCAAGAAATATATAGCACGATAAAGCAAAATAAATTGCGAACCGTGCTTACCGGGTTCTCCGTTTCCTGGGGAATCTTTATGCTGATTGTTCTTTTAGGATGGGGAAACGGATTAATCCATGCTTTTGAAGATGCTTCGGCTGATATGGCCAAGAACTCTATTAAAATATTTCCTGGCTCGACCAGTAAAACTTATCAGGGACTTGAAACGAACCGAAGAATTCAGTTTGATAATAATGATGTAAACATTACCAGAAATAAATTCAGGAATAATGTGGTTTTAGCAGGAGCAACAGTGAGCGAGAGCGGAATCACTCTTTCCAATAAAGACCAATATGTCTCACTGGAACTAGATGGCGTTTTTCCCTCTTATACTGATATAGAACCAGTAAAGCTGGATCAGAATGGTGGTCGTTTTATCAATGATCTGGATATAAATCAAAGAAGAAAAGTTATTGTTATACATTATAAGACAAAGAAAGTCCTTTTCCGCAATGAGAATGCTATAGGTAAGTTTTTAAATGCCGGAGGAGTTACTTACCAGGTAGTTGGTATCTACAGAGATAAAGGGAACAGAGATGCACAATCTGCCTACATTCCTTTTACTACCGCTCAAACTATCTATAACAAAGCAGATACAATAGATAATATAATCTTCACGACACGTGATCTGAATACCGTGGCCGCAAATAAAGATTTTGAAAAGGAATACCGCAAGGCTCTAGGTAGTCATCATCGTTTTGATCCTGAAGATATGAACGCAATGTATATATGGAATCGTTTTACGCAATATCTTCAACAGCTCACTGCCAAGACTATTCTGACTACAGCAGTCTGGATAATTGGTATATTCACTCTGTTAAGTGGCATTGTCGGGGTGAGCAATATTATGTTGATTACTGTGAAGGAAAGAACCCGTGAATTTGGTATCCGTAAAGCTTTAGGGGCATCACCAGCATCTATTTTGTGGTTAGTCATTCTGGAGAGTATACTTATAACGACTATTTTCGGGTATATAGGTATGGTGGCAGGTATAGGTGTTACAGAATATATGAATGCAGTGGATGGTGTTAAAACATTTGGTTCAGGACCAATGCAGATGACTGTATTTAAAGATCCTACTGTAGATATAGGTGTTGCGATAAGAGCTACAGTAACTTTGATTGTTGCTGGTACGCTTGCAGGATTTTTCCCTGCGAGGAAGGCTGTGAAGATTAGACCAATTGAAGCATTAAGAGCAGAATAA
- a CDS encoding ABC transporter ATP-binding protein, with amino-acid sequence MIHLEDINKTYYNGAPLHVLKGINLDIERGEFVSIMGASGSGKSTLLNILGILDNYDTGDYYLNDVLIKKLSETRAAEYRNRMIGFIFQSFNLISFKNAMENVALPLFYQNVSRKKRNILAMEYLDKLGLKEWAHHMPNELSGGQKQRVAIARALISQPQIILADEPTGALDSKTSDEVMQILKEVNELGMTLVVVTHESGVANRTNKIIHIKDGIIESVDDNTNHNLSPFGSGKMMK; translated from the coding sequence ATGATACATTTAGAAGACATTAACAAGACCTATTACAACGGAGCCCCCCTTCATGTGCTCAAAGGTATTAATCTCGATATTGAACGTGGTGAATTTGTCTCCATAATGGGAGCCTCAGGTTCAGGCAAATCAACCTTACTTAATATTCTTGGTATATTAGATAACTATGATACCGGAGATTATTACCTGAATGATGTTCTTATTAAAAAACTGAGTGAGACTCGAGCGGCTGAATACCGTAACCGTATGATCGGGTTTATTTTTCAGTCTTTTAATCTTATTTCTTTTAAGAATGCGATGGAGAATGTGGCACTACCGCTTTTTTATCAGAATGTGAGCCGAAAGAAAAGAAATATTCTGGCGATGGAGTATCTGGATAAACTGGGACTCAAAGAATGGGCACATCACATGCCAAATGAACTTTCCGGAGGACAGAAACAGCGTGTGGCCATTGCGCGGGCTCTGATTTCTCAGCCTCAGATTATTCTTGCTGATGAACCTACCGGTGCCTTGGATAGCAAGACCTCAGACGAGGTTATGCAGATTCTAAAAGAGGTAAATGAATTGGGCATGACTTTGGTTGTTGTTACTCACGAATCGGGAGTGGCAAATAGAACAAATAAGATAATTCATATAAAAGATGGAATTATTGAATCTGTAGATGATAATACCAATCACAACCTGTCTCCGTTCGGTTCAGGTAAAATGATGAAGTAA
- a CDS encoding ROK family protein, with translation MISSMEKPYVVGIDIGGTNTVFGIVDARGTILCSGSVKTQAYDKVEEYVDTVCKNLLPLIESQGGIEKIKGIGIGAPNGNYYSGTIEFAPNLPWKGVIHLAELFEQRLGIPTALTNDANAAAVGEMTYGAARGMKDFIMITLGTGVGSGIVINGQVVYGHDGFAGELGHVIVRNENGRMCGCGRKGCLEAYCSATGVARTAREFLVARSDQSLLRNIPSEEITSKDVYDAAVKGDKLAQEIFEFTGSLLGEALANFVAFSSPEAIVLFGGLAKSGDYIMKPVQNALDKHVLNIFKGKTKLLVSELKDSDAAVLGASALGWELNRS, from the coding sequence ATGATTTCTAGCATGGAAAAGCCCTACGTAGTAGGCATTGATATAGGCGGAACAAACACAGTATTTGGTATTGTAGACGCCCGCGGAACAATCTTATGCAGCGGATCTGTAAAAACACAAGCATACGATAAAGTTGAAGAGTATGTAGACACCGTATGCAAAAACTTACTTCCTCTTATTGAATCACAAGGTGGAATTGAAAAAATAAAAGGTATCGGCATTGGAGCTCCCAATGGGAACTATTATAGCGGAACAATTGAATTTGCTCCTAACCTCCCATGGAAAGGCGTGATTCATTTAGCAGAATTGTTTGAGCAAAGATTAGGTATCCCTACAGCTTTAACAAATGATGCAAATGCTGCTGCTGTTGGTGAAATGACATACGGAGCTGCACGCGGAATGAAAGATTTCATTATGATTACCCTTGGTACTGGTGTTGGTAGCGGTATTGTTATCAACGGTCAGGTTGTTTACGGACATGATGGCTTTGCCGGAGAATTAGGACACGTTATTGTACGCAACGAAAACGGAAGAATGTGTGGTTGCGGACGTAAAGGATGTCTTGAAGCTTACTGCTCAGCAACAGGTGTAGCCCGCACAGCTCGCGAATTCTTAGTTGCCCGTTCTGATCAGAGCCTATTGCGTAATATTCCTTCTGAAGAAATTACCTCTAAAGATGTATATGACGCAGCAGTAAAAGGAGATAAATTAGCCCAGGAAATATTTGAATTCACAGGTTCCTTGTTAGGTGAAGCTTTGGCTAACTTTGTTGCTTTCTCAAGTCCTGAAGCAATCGTTCTATTTGGTGGATTAGCAAAATCAGGCGATTACATTATGAAACCAGTTCAGAATGCTCTTGATAAACATGTTTTGAACATATTCAAAGGAAAGACCAAACTTCTTGTTTCTGAACTTAAGGATTCTGATGCAGCTGTTCTTGGTGCCAGTGCTCTTGGCTGGGAACTAAACAGATCTTAA
- a CDS encoding acetate kinase — protein MKILVLNCGSSSIKYKLFNMDTKEVMAQGGIEKIGLKGSFLKLTLPSGDKVMLEGEILEHTAGIEYILGVLVSEKYGCIKSLDEINAVGHRVVHGGEKFNESVLITDQVIEKIVECIDIAPLHNPPNLKGIRAVSDLMPNAPQIAVFDTAFHQTMPDYAYMYGIPYQLYKKYGIRRYGFHGTSHRYVSKRVCDFLGISQEGQRIITCHIGNGGSVAAIKDGKSMDTSMGFTPVEGLLMGTRAGDIDAGVVSYIMDKEMIGTSSISTLLNKHSGVLGVSGISSDMRELEAAYEAGNERAILAEEMYFYRIKKYIGAYAAALGGVDIIVFTGGVGENQASCRSGACRGLEFMGISLNEELNNKVRGEEVIISKPDSKVKVLIIPTDEEFMIASDTMQILAGK, from the coding sequence ATGAAAATATTAGTGCTCAACTGCGGTAGCTCATCCATCAAGTATAAGTTGTTCAATATGGACACAAAGGAAGTGATGGCCCAAGGTGGAATAGAGAAAATTGGATTAAAAGGATCCTTTCTTAAACTGACTCTTCCTAGCGGAGATAAGGTTATGCTGGAAGGAGAAATATTGGAACATACAGCAGGTATTGAATATATTCTTGGCGTTTTAGTCAGTGAAAAATATGGTTGTATCAAGTCATTGGATGAGATCAATGCTGTGGGACACAGAGTTGTACACGGAGGAGAAAAATTCAATGAGTCAGTATTGATTACTGATCAGGTAATTGAAAAGATTGTAGAATGTATTGATATTGCTCCACTTCACAATCCACCTAACTTGAAAGGTATTCGTGCTGTTTCGGATTTAATGCCAAATGCACCTCAGATAGCTGTCTTTGATACAGCTTTCCACCAGACTATGCCTGATTATGCTTATATGTATGGTATTCCTTATCAGCTTTATAAGAAATATGGTATCCGTCGTTATGGATTCCACGGAACTAGTCACCGTTATGTTTCAAAACGTGTATGTGACTTCCTTGGTATTTCTCAGGAAGGACAACGTATCATTACTTGTCACATAGGTAACGGTGGATCAGTTGCTGCTATTAAAGATGGTAAATCTATGGATACTTCAATGGGATTCACTCCTGTAGAAGGTTTATTGATGGGAACTCGTGCCGGAGATATTGATGCCGGAGTTGTTTCTTATATCATGGATAAAGAGATGATTGGTACTTCTTCTATTTCAACCTTACTTAACAAACATAGTGGTGTTTTAGGAGTATCTGGCATTTCTAGTGATATGCGCGAACTGGAAGCTGCTTATGAAGCAGGTAATGAACGTGCAATTCTTGCTGAAGAGATGTATTTTTACCGCATTAAGAAGTACATTGGTGCTTATGCAGCTGCTTTGGGTGGCGTTGACATCATTGTATTTACAGGTGGTGTTGGTGAAAACCAGGCATCATGTCGTTCAGGAGCTTGCCGTGGACTTGAATTTATGGGAATTTCTTTGAATGAAGAATTAAATAACAAAGTTCGTGGTGAAGAAGTAATTATCAGCAAACCTGACTCAAAAGTGAAGGTTCTTATAATTCCTACAGATGAAGAATTTATGATTGCTTCTGATACTATGCAAATATTAGCAGGTAAATAA
- a CDS encoding 3-hydroxyacyl-CoA dehydrogenase NAD-binding domain-containing protein — translation MAEMIKEPIENYGLSSKDRKKTLFSKIGIVGCGKEGSKIATVAATAGIEVVFLEISDEKIEAAFDRIAGELDMRIATWGLTETEKKTILGRISGTLTFDSLKDCDFVIEAVRYDENGERSLNHRKEIFLNLEAVLAEDAIIATNASSVVITELASELKHKERCVCLHFVIMQPQSRVMEIVRGLYTSDDCYKKVCQFAKLISYDYVTVEESAGLICNRMFFILLNEACAILQEGLTTPIEIDSIIKFGLGQRQGVFCMADQMGIEKIVPQMEDLYKEFGSLKYKPSPLLLRLNRAKHWGVRTGMGFYAYDKEGSRMINENEKK, via the coding sequence ATGGCTGAAATGATTAAAGAACCAATAGAGAACTACGGACTAAGTTCGAAAGACCGTAAAAAGACTTTGTTCTCTAAGATTGGTATCGTAGGCTGCGGAAAGGAAGGCTCTAAAATAGCTACTGTAGCTGCTACGGCTGGTATTGAGGTAGTATTTCTTGAAATCAGTGATGAGAAAATTGAAGCAGCATTCGATAGAATTGCTGGTGAATTAGACATGCGCATTGCCACATGGGGTCTTACTGAGACAGAAAAGAAAACTATTCTTGGACGTATCTCGGGAACATTAACCTTTGATTCATTAAAGGACTGCGATTTTGTAATCGAAGCAGTACGCTATGATGAAAACGGAGAGAGAAGTTTGAATCACCGCAAAGAAATCTTCCTGAATTTGGAGGCCGTTTTAGCTGAAGATGCTATTATAGCAACAAATGCTTCTTCTGTTGTAATTACAGAATTAGCCTCTGAACTTAAACATAAAGAGCGCTGTGTGTGTTTACATTTTGTAATAATGCAGCCTCAAAGCCGTGTAATGGAGATTGTTCGCGGACTTTATACTTCGGATGATTGTTACAAGAAGGTTTGTCAGTTTGCTAAACTGATTAGCTATGATTATGTAACCGTAGAAGAATCAGCCGGTTTGATTTGTAACCGTATGTTCTTTATTCTGCTAAATGAAGCTTGCGCAATTCTTCAGGAAGGGTTAACAACCCCAATTGAGATTGACTCTATCATAAAGTTTGGTTTGGGACAACGTCAGGGAGTTTTCTGTATGGCCGATCAAATGGGAATTGAGAAAATTGTTCCTCAAATGGAAGACCTTTACAAAGAATTTGGCTCTTTGAAATATAAACCATCTCCACTGTTACTTCGATTAAATCGTGCTAAGCATTGGGGAGTTCGTACCGGTATGGGTTTCTATGCTTATGACAAAGAAGGAAGCCGTATGATTAATGAGAATGAGAAAAAATAA